The Deltaproteobacteria bacterium nucleotide sequence GTAACAATCTATTAGTGATCTGCCCTCGCGATAGCAACGGAAGGGTTGACACTCCGGGGAACAGCGCTGACGACAGCATAGAAGTTGACGACTTCTCCGTCAGTGCAATCGTCCTGCAGTTCAAGACGAAGTAAGACATGGAGCAACATGAACGACAAGGAGAGATGCGTACAGAAGCATCTCTCCGGAACCAGGTAAGTGCCATCCAGAGACAGAACCCAGAGGGAGACCCAACTCCCTCTCTTCTTTTGATGAGGACTCACGTCATGAACACTTTTATTCCCGGATTTTTCTTTGCCATTCTTCTCACGGTTCTGATTCCGCATCCTGCTGCGGCCACCACCTCCGGCTTCCTCATCCTGGACGTTGGCAAGCTCAGCGCCAACATTACCGCTACGCCACTCGACCAGGTCTTAGAAGAGTTTAGTCAAGTGAGCGGTGTCCCTATCCGCTGGCTCAACGGCACCGCATCTACCGAGGCCGTCTCTGTTGAATTCACTAATCTACCCGTAATCACTGGGTTGCGACGGCTTCTGGCCAAGCAGCAATTCATACTTTTTTACTCGTCCGACACCTCCCAAGCACGATTGACACAAGTCTGGATCACCAACAAAGGAGACGAACAATCGCAGTTTGCCGCTTCTCGTA carries:
- a CDS encoding HEAT repeat domain-containing protein — encoded protein: MNTFIPGFFFAILLTVLIPHPAAATTSGFLILDVGKLSANITATPLDQVLEEFSQVSGVPIRWLNGTASTEAVSVEFTNLPVITGLRRLLAKQQFILFYSSDTSQARLTQVWITNKGDEQSQFAASRSKLTEPATATTHISREEDDPLAGMQPEQLSFIALQENDPMLREKAINYLEAYAHKDRRALEALARLAQQASLPEIQALAAEALRGFE